TGGGATCGAGAGTTAGTAGTACGAGAATTGACATGTAATAGTAAGTAACAGTATCACCTTTGTCACCGTTCCATTAATTGCAAGATTTTACTAAGAAAGTAAGTTTCTATGGTTCTATACCTAGTATCTGTTAGTTGTTCAAAACCTAGTTATCTCCATATTTTGATTATTGTTTTCCTAGTGTCTGTATCAGAACTGATACTTCTCTAAATCCCCTTTTCAATTAAGTAGCCATTTAACAACCGGTGATCGCGCATCATGATGGGACTAAGAGGATTTTGGCATGGGGCAATATTTTATTGTAAGGTGTGACTCGCTTAATCTTTCTTAAAAGCAAGTTAAACTTATTTTTTAATCACCATCTCTCGATTAGACGGCATAAATACATCTCAAAGTTAATCTAATAGTAAAATAAAGTCTGCTtatacttcaaaaaaaaaatcagacaacTCACAATGCAAATAGCAAAATCATTTAAATTGGTAGTTATATTAAGGGAGTGTCTAGTTATGTGCTGAAAGATTTAGGGGTAAAAAATATGTCGTTTTTTTACTATTCCATCTCCATCTAAGAATGCAGATTGGTTTACACAATATATAAAAGAACTCTAACCCTATCTCATTCAACCTCGTCGCCATCTCTCCCAACCCCGTCGCCACCTGCCTCGCATGCCATCACCCTCTGCCTCGCTGTCACTGTCTTGGATGCCAGCGCAGCCCGCCCTCCTCAGTCGATCTCTCTTCTTGATGCCCCCTCCTCCCCGTGCTCTCCCAATGCCGCTGGAGTTATCGTCCTCCATCGTTGCCAGCTGCTAACCACTACATCCCTGATATCCCCACCACTATCACTGACCCATCGCTGATCCTCCATCACTCGCGACGGCGCGACGCCCTCGTCGCCTCACCATGCCGCCCACTACCCGTGGCTACCGTCAGCCCAGCGGCCTCCCTCGGAGTTCCCTCTACAGCTGGAGGCCACAAGTCTTCCACCAAAAACCTAACTTCATCGGAGAAGAAGGTCTCACCGGAAAAAAATAACACACGGATCTTAAAGCAAATCCTAAGGTATGAAATTCGACGTATCTTCTCCCTCAAATTCTGTAGATAACTAGCATTTTTCTTATATTAATTGATAGTGCTGTATGGTGCAACATTACAATATTATACTATATGGAAAGTCACTTCTCTTTTGGAGTCATACATATATGAACTCATCCCTCCACAGAGAGGTACGTTCATGTGGCAAGATGATTGGTCCCATGGTTTCGGTTGATGAGATGGAAAAGGCATATGGTTTTGGACAGTCGGTACGTCAAGCATAACTTTGACTACGACCATAGTTTACGTGTTGCTACAGTTGTTGCTTGTACACCTACGTATGCCCTTGTTTCCTGGGTCCGGTTTCCATTGTGTCGTTGAAAAGTGGAAGCTGTGCAACTATTCAATTTTGATTGTAGCAGGGGCGGAGCTGCGTGAAGCCAGCACATGCACCCCCTAATTCAAAGATGTTCATACTGAAACAACCTTAATCAAcaattttcttttgaatttgTACGCGTTTCTATACATATGATGAAGTTCATCTTAGTTCTAGATTCACCCTTGGTAGTATAGCTCTTCTATACCTTTTAGTTTTGAGTGAAAACCATACAGACAAATCAATAGTTGAGGGTTGATATAGATTTTTCTGTATAGTGTGCTAACGAATAAACAGCGCATGATTTCATGTGCAATTTTTTAGTTCATGTATgtgcaattaattaattaactaggtcAATGATAACTTGGCTAATGGGTGCCACACGTGCTAAAAACAACTAAAGTGTTggcgtttttttttttcccgaaacCGAAGTGTTGGCCTAATGTATGTGTCAGGCAACAGGGCATGCAGTTCAACTTAATTTGGAACCCTACTACTAAACACATTATTAGTGACGATTCAAAATTGACATTAGTGGTAGGTTTTGAATCGtcactgattactcagcactgtttatactcggcactgatagtcagtgccTATCAATATCGAGTCTAGAACTGGCACAGAAACTaaccatcactgctggtttgagTTACGAAATGGCAGTGATAGGTGGAccgggagaaaaaaagaaacgagCCAGCTCAAAATATAGCCAGCTCAGTTGCCAGTACCACTATTAGCCATtggcctccgcctcctcctcacgcTTGCCGCTCACCCGCCCCCGCCGCGTGAGCTCCGTCACCACCGCGCTCAGCCGCCCACCCCTCATCGCGCTCACCTGGATTCATTTGGCCGTCGCACTCGACCGGATCTGCTTGGCCGGTGCACTCGACCGGATCCGCTCGTCCAAAGCAGTCGACCACTCGCCCGTCGTCGTGGCTCGCCTGCATGCCCGCCATCACACTCACCTGGAGCCGCTCGACCATCATCGCGAAAGCTCCGTTGCACGCCCACTGTCGCGCTCTCTCGGAGTCACTCGGCCGCCACGCAAGCTCTGCTACACGCCCGCATGCATGGGAGAGAGAAGCAGTGTGCGTACATGCATGGAAGAGAgatgaggaagagataaggtatagagagagaggggatagAGAGTAAGGTTCTGCAGTGGAAGGAGGAGAATGAGCGGGACGAAAATATCAACGTGCGGATCAGTGGATGTGAGCCGATGAGCGGACGTGAGCCGAAGGTCGATTGAACTAAAAGTTTAGGTCCTCatcatcagtggcggttcgtggctagaaccacCATTGATAATCTAGCCACGAACCGCCGCTAATGATGCATACCCAAAATTTTAATTCAATCGGCTTTTAGCTCACTGTTATCCGTGATGATTTTAGttacaaaccagcactgataccgactatcagtgccgattcgtaTTACAAACTAgaactgatatatcagtgccggcttgTAATATGAATCGTCACTGATAgtcggtatcagtgccggttcttagcgaCTCCATTATGATTCGAGTACGAGAGTTtaagaatcggcagtgatacatTTGCACTACTGGTTCTTGcatagccggcagtgataagccGCTATTTATAatcggttctgtagtagtgtaatcAGTAGTCTGGATTATCGCAGCTTTGCAGAAACAATGCATACTTTGATGTTTAGATACTAACAATGGCGTATTCTTTGCTTACTCTACAAAGAGCTAGTTGATCATTTAATTCTTTGCTTAGTATTCCATTGTTACATATGCATGAGCTATATAACTATAACCAGCAACTTAATTCATTCTCTTAATATATGGGTGATCCGTTGTAGACAATTAAAAGTATAACTTTGGACTCATTTTCGTTTATTCACAACCCAAAGCGTGAATATGATGTCCATAATGCCTAGGTGAACCACTAAAAAAACCCTAGTTGAACACGAATCTATTTTTGCTACTATTTATTGTGGCATCTCAAAAATGTAGTTAGGTTGGGCCATAGTAGCGCAAATTCAACAATCTAACATAAGAGATTCTtcgaaataatattattttattaaaattacaaaaatataatttaaaataggaaaactgtataaaataggaaaaaggCAAATGATTCCTGAATCCGGATCAAGGTAGCCGTACTACCAAATATGGCCCAATATCCGGATCATATCGAGCCATTACTCGGATGTGGCCCAATATCCAGCCCATCTATGTCCGTTACCCTGTCATCTGGGTCCCGCGTACTCATCCCGGACCTTTTTTTTCCAGTCACTcgcattagtttttttttctttgggaaAAACAATCGCATCGTCTTCGCCTTTCGATCGCCCGCTTATAGAATGCGCTAATACAACTCGTTTTCCCAAAAAGATCACCCGCTAATAGCTCACCGACGCGCGGACCCCACACTACATTTCCCCACCTGTCATAGAGCGGTAACAGATCCATCGCTTCCAAGCTGCCCTCGCAAATCTGCGCACACGACCACCACCATCTCCCCCTTCTCTCTGTCTCCTCCGCGACGCCCCACTCCCCGATCCAAACCACCTCAAACCCCCGCCCCGCACCGCCCAGATCCAGATCCACCCGGCGCGGCGCGGCCGCGGCCACCGGATCCCGTCGAGGAATAATGGCCTCCGCGGCCGCGGTGGCGGCGCCGTCCCCGCCGGAGTCCGACCCGCGCCTCGTGGAGATCTTCACGCCCTTCCTCGAGAAGCTCATCAAGAACGCCTCGTGGCGCAACAAGGcgcactccaagctctcccacACCGCCAAGTCCATCCTCGACCGCCTCCAGAAGCCCCCGCCCGCAGAGGCGCAGGTCCCGTCCACCCCGACCTCCTCTTCCGCCCCCTCTACGCCGACCTCCTCGTCCTCGCAGCCGGGCCCGCTGCGCAGCCTCTCGCTCGCGGACTCGGAGCTGCTCCTCGCTCCCGTCTCCtccgcgctcggctcggggagCGTCAAGCTTGCCGAGGCCGCGCTCGAGCTCCTCCACAGGCTGATCGCGCACTCCTACATCCATGGCGAGGCTGACCCGTCCGCCGACCCCTCGGCGCAGCTCGTCGCGTCGCTCCTCGACGCCGCCTGCAACGCGCTCCACCTCGACGACGAGCACattgagctcctcctcctcaagaCGCTCCTCTCGGCGGTCACCTCCACGTCCGTGCGCCTCCACGGCGACTGCTTGCTACGCGCCGTGCGTGCTTGCTATGACATGTACCTCGGGAGCCGCAGCGCCGTCAACCAGGCCACTGCCAAGGCTTCGCTCGTGCAGATGCTGGTGATCGTGTTCCGCCGCATGGAGGCTGACTCGTCGACGGTGCCCTTACAGCCCATAGTCGTGGCTGACGTGATTGAGCTGCCTGACGCTGGTTCTGGTTCCTCGCCAACTGCCGACCCCAACTTTGTACAGGGATTCATTTCGAAGATCATTGGTGACTTTGACGGTGCACTCACACCTCTGGCACGGACAACTTCATCAGCAGGGGCAGGGGCCACCGTGGCCCATGATGGCGCGTTTGAGACGACAGCAGCATCAGAGGAAGGGGCGAACCCAGCTGATTTGCTTGATTCGACGGATAAGGACATGCTGGATGCCAAGTACTGGGAGATCAGCATGTACAAAACAGCTATCGAGGGCCGCAAGGACGAGCTTGGTGTGGAGGGGGCAGTGGTGGGCACTTTGGAGGATGATGCTGATGTGAGGATCGGGAATAAGTTGCGGAGGGACGCTTTCTTAGTTTTCCGGGCATTGTGTAAGCTTTCCATGAAGACACCACCCAAGGATGCGCCAGCAGATCCGATAGTGATGCGGGGGAAGATCCTTGCTCTCGAGCTTCTCAAGATCTTGCTTGAAAATGCTGGAGCTGTGTTCCGGACAAGCGAGAGGTACATATGCTCTTGCCTGAAAATTTGATCACAAGCTTAGTTCTACAGATCTACAATACTTAGAATATCACTTTATTGCgtgaaaattgaaaattgtTATAACGATGGCTTAACGAGGAGAGGAGATTTTTAATCAATAATCCCTGAAATGTTAGGCATTGATTTGGTTATAGTAGTACTGTTGGAGTAATCTGTATATAGTGTCGCTATGCCTATGTCAATAAAATGTTACTAAAAGTATTGAATCCCCAAGTGCAGTTTGGCAGGAGTTAAGTGATGTGCATTCTGCGtatttctagattttgaaagaaaaatatacTGAACTTTCACCAATGTTTCGTTAATAAAATACCCGGTGAGGTTGATTCCAATACTGGCATTTTCTTGGCAAGAATATCAGCACCAGTCTGATATAGATTCTAGGTTTCAACGGTATGCCATAATATAATGTGGTTTCCAGTTGAAATGGAGCTACAAAATGGCTTCAACAATTTAATTGTGTGACACCATGAATTTATGATGAAATGTAATTAATCTCAGCACTGTAACCAATGATAATTGTGCACATGCTGTATTTAAATTTCACACATGCTGAATTGCCAGTATGGACTATAGTTCTGTGTGGTGTTCACTTCGTTTCCTTAGGTATTACTAATTATATCGCATAAGGTACACCCAAATTTCTACTCCCATGATGGTTTTGAGGCTACAATTTCTTGTGTTGTAGATTagaagtttttttaattttgaccCCCCTGCATTATGAGATGTACTGAAATCCAGTCTTGGCTCCAAAGCCATTGTATGACTTTTGTTTTGACCTTCATGTGCTTCTGTTGTCTTGTCCTCTCAGTTCATTTCCCTCATGCTCCATCTTCCATCATCTGTAATAAAAGAATTAGCACTAACAATCAAATTGAAATTTCTTGACGGGGAAATGATCAACAGCTAAAAGAATGTTGCGGGAATTGCCAATAAGGAAAATGTTTAAGCTTAGGAATACACAGATGCGTGGgcattttctctctcttggatTGACTAGGTTTTATCAATAGCTAGAAGAACTTGTGGGAATCATTTGTAATAAAAGGACTAGCACtataaattgaattaaaattaCTTGACGGGGAAATGATCAATAACTAGAAGAGTGTTGTGGGAATTGCTAATAAGGAACATGTTTAAGCATAGGAATACATAGATATGTGGGTATTTCTTCTCATGGATTGATTAGGTTTTATCGGAATGGAAATGATAAAGTTGTGATGCATTCATGTGAATCATAAGCTACAGAAACAAAGTCTACAGCCATTGTTTTGGAAATCGTGATAGCCTCCTTGGTGAACAAACTATTTTTTAGCAGAATGGTGAACAAATTATTGTGCTAGGGATCAGGAGAAGCAAGCATCAACTACTGATGTCACTGGAAAACTTGATGGACCTATAAATATATAGATTGTTGCCTAATTTGTTGTTTTCGTTGAAGTGGTTTCGTCATTCTAAGGATTACTATTCTCCTCTCTACGTGATATTACGATATGTAAGCAGTTTTTTCAGTTGAACTTCTAAGGAACATTACTCATGGGAGTGCCACTGTGTCAGTGATTATTCCGGTTGTCTATGCTGGTATCTCTTGTTAGTTGCCGGTCAGGAATCATGGCGCTGGGAAATGGTTGAGATTATAGTGTTGGGTTTGGGCATATTACTATTACTATTCGGCATCTACATAGAGCAACATCTTTTTTAGTATGTTCTGTTGGTGTACTTGATATAATTGGTAATTAGAGAAATATTACTATTACTATTCGGCATTCTACATAGAGCAACATCTTTTCTAGTATGTTCTGTTGGTGTACTTGATATGATTGGCAATTTGTATTTGTTGTGTCGCCAGTCTAGCAAGGCAACAGTAGAGTTGTTacccatcttcttgattgcttttATTTTGTTGGAAGATTAACAATTTTTTCTTAACCTGTCCAGGTTTCTCGGTGCTATCAAGCAGTATTTATGCCTCTCACTATTAAAGAACTGCGCCTCATCGCATATGATTGTTTTTCAGCTATCTTGTTCTATTTTTATTAGCTTGGTGTCAAGATTTAGATCAGGATTGAAGGCAGAGATTGGAGTGTTCTTTCCCATGATCATTCTGAGAGTTTTGGAAAATATTGCTCAGCCAAATTTTCAGGCAAAGATGATTGTTCTTCGTTTTTTGGAGAAGCTCTGTGGCGATTCTCAAATCTTGGTTGATATTTTCCTTAATTACGACTGTGATGTCCACTCATCAAACATATTTGAGAGGTACTGGACCATTCACCAGGCTTACTATTCTAGTTCAGCATTATTTAGATTCACTATTCTTGTTGTGACATTTTCTTGATTTTGGACAACAGGATGGTGAATGGTCTACTGAAGACAGCGCAAGGATCTCCTGCTGGTGTCCCTACCACATTAGTACCGCCTCAGGATACTGCAATGAAAAGTGAAGCAATGAAATGCTTAGTTGCTATTCTCAGATCCATGGGGGATTGGATGAATAGGCAGCTGCGCATTCCAGATCCTGATTCTACTAATGTAGAATCAGAGAAAAACGATAATGATGTTGGAAGTGAGCTTCCCCAGACAGATAACAATGGAGATGAGTCTAGTGAAGCATCTGATTCACATTCTGAACTATCGAATGGGATTTCAGAGGCTGCATCTTTGGAGCAACGTCGAGCTTACAAGATGGAGCTTCAGGTGAATGATATTACACAATAAGTTTTTTCACCATCTATTTGTTGGTGGGAATGTGCTTGTTGCTGTTCTTTATTGTACAACTTTCTGCAGTTCCATCgtatttggttggttgattCCTTGTTCTGATGTGGTTGATTCTTGATTGAGTTATGTCTGAATAACAGGAGGGCATCTCTTTGTTTAATCGGAAGCCTAAGAAGGGAATTGAGTTCCTAGTAAATGCCAGCAAGGTGGGGGAGTCACCCGAGGAAATAGCTTCTTTCCTAAAAAGTGCTTCTGGCTTGAACAAGACTATGATTGGTGATTATTTAGGGGAAAgggaagatttatctctcaaagtCATGCATGCATACGTGGACTCATTTGATTTTCAAAGCAAGGAGTTTGATGAAGCGATTAGAGCTTTCCTTCAAGGCTTCAGGTTACCTGGAGAAGCTCAAAAGATTGATCGGATTATGGAAAAGTTTGCAGAACGTTACTGCAAATGTAACCCAAAGGCCTTTTCCAGTGCAGATACAGCTTACGTCCTTGCTTATTCAGTCATAATGCTTAACACTGATGCACATAACCCAATGGTAAAAAACAAGGTACTTTCTTGTTGTCCGAATATTCTTTTATGGAGATATACTTTACACAATTTTATAATGTATTAATTGACGCAGATGTCACCAGAAGATTTCATAAGAAACAACCGTGGTATTGATGATGGGAAAGACCTGCCTGAAGAATTTATGAGATCCTTGTATGATAGGATTTGGAAAAAGGAGATTAAGATGAAAGAAGATGAATTTGTTCCCCATCAGCAACAATCAACAAGTTCTAACAAAATTCTTGGGTTGGATAACATTCTTAACATTGTCATACGCAAGCGAGGTTCATCTATGGAGACGAGTGATGACCTCATTAAGCATATGCAGGAGCAATTCAAAGAAAAGGCCCGCATGTCTGAGTAAGTTATGTTAGATGTTTAGATGGATAGTTGTATCAGCTAAGTTACATTAAGATGCTTGTTTGcttgcatatatttttaattttttttacccaTTTGTTTACACTcttgtattattattttttccatttattttgtTGTATAAATGATTTATCTGGAACTTTTATGAACAATTAGGTCAGTATTTTATCCAGCCACAGATGTAGTTATTTTGAAGTTCATGGTCGAGGTTTGCTGGGCTCCTATGCTTGCTGCCTTCAGTGTTCCACTTGACCAGAGTGATGATGAGGTTGTCATATCCCAGTGCCTTGAAGGATTTCGCAGTGCAATCCATGTTACTGCAGCCATGTCAATGAAGACTCAAAGGGATGCATTTATCACTTCGCTTGCCAAGTTTACATCACTTCACTCTGCTGCGGATATCAAGCAGAAAAATGTTGAAGCCATTAAGGTTTGTTCTTTCTTATTAAGAAGTAATACTGGCAGGAGCATTGTCTCTGTTCCTAGTATTTGTTgaaaagatttaaaaaaattatcaaatgaaATCATGATGCCTAGaagtttgttttgttttgatgaCTTCAGAAGTGTAGATTTAGCTGATTTGTGCTTTGGTGGGTCCATGCTAAATTTCGGAAAGTACTTTGTGATATCTGAATGTAGTGATGTTCAGAGGAGACCATTGCTGGTTCTAATTAGTATCGTTGCCATTGTCACATTCGTCCATCATTCTAGTGGTGGAGCAACAAACAAAGCAAACAACAtttttgtcccaagcaagttggggtaggctagagatgaaacccaacagGAGCCACCACAAACAAAGAGAATATTAAAAGTAAAAATGTATTAGTATTAGTATTAATAGTTTCTATGTCATGGTTCAGGCACGTGGGTTGCTAATTTCCACAAGCTCAATCCCAGGATAATTCTTTGGATATATTAGTGCCACAGATATTTAGTCCCTCTTGGCTTTTTCATTTGAATGTTTCTACTATGCATCTTTTGACAAGTGTATGCATATTTGTGGTCCTAATTGCAGTATGCCTTATCTTAGTTTTGAGCACCATGATAGaagttctttctctttctcattCTCATGTTCTTTTGTTGTGGTGGTGGATTGCCTCATAGGCAATTCTGTTAATTGCAGATGAAGATGGAAATTACTTGCAAGAAGCATGGGAGCATATATTGACCTGCGTTTCTCGTTTTGAAAATCTACATCTTGTTGGAGAAGGAGCGCCTCCAGATGCCACTTTCTTTGCACTGCAACAACCAGACCTTGATAAATCAAAACAGACAAAGTCATCGATTCTTCctgttttgaaaaagagggCTCCTAATGCTGGTACAGCTTCTAAAAGAGGCTCCTACGACAGTGCCGGTGTGGGTGGTAAAGCTTCTGGTGTTGATCAAATGAATAACGAGGTGACAAACCTCTTGGAGCAAGTTGGGATGGCTGAAATGAACCGTGTATTTGTAAGAAGTCAAAAGCTCAACAGCGAGGGCATAATCGATTTTGTGAAGGCTCTCTGCAAGGTTTCAATGGAGGAATTACGTTCTGCATCTGATCCACGAGTTTTTAGTCTGACAAAGATTGTCGAGATAGCGTAAGGAATCCGAGGCTTCATATCAGTAATACATTGCAATATGGTCCTTTACATTTCTATTTTATCTTATAAACACTGATGTATgattatttcttttttgttcctTGTAGGCATTATAATATGAACCGCATCAGGCTTGTCTGGTCAAGCATATGGCATGTCTTGTCTGAATTTTTTGTGACCATTGGCTGCTCGGAAAATCTTTCAATTGCAATATTTGCTATGGACTCATTGCGGCAGTTGGCAATGAAGTTCTTGGAGCGAGAAGAGCTTGCTAACTACAATTTCCAAAATGAATTTATGAAgccttttgttgttgtaatgAGGAAGAGCCGAGCTGTTGAGATCCGAGAGCTAATCATTAGGTGTGTCTCTCAAATGGTCTTGGCCCGTGTTAGTCATGTGAAGTCAGGGTGGAAGAGCATGTTTATGGTATGGCATCTTGACTTGCACTCATGTACCATGCCTTTTATATGGAGACTGCCTGGAACATTCTTATTCTCATTCCTCAATATCAACTGTTTGGTGCACATTTTTCAGGTCTTTGCGACAGCATCATATGATGATCACAAAAATATTGTTCTATTGGCCTTTGAAATTATAGAGAAGATTTTGCGAGAGTACTTTCCCTACATTACTGAGACTGAATCAACAACTTTCAATGATTGTGTGAACTGTCTTATTGCATTTACTAACAGTCGGTTTAACAAGGATATAAGCCTTAATGCAATTGGCTTTCTTCGATTCTGTGCGGCAAAGTTGGCCGAAGGGGACATTGGATCCTCAAGGTTGAAGGAGAATCCCACTTCAAACAGTAATCCACCCTCACCTCATTTGACCAATGATGGAAAGCAGGAAGGTGCAGTTCTTGTTGATAAGGATGACCATATACACTTTTGGTTTCCTCTATTAGCAGGTAATTGCATTTATCCTTTTTGTTACTTCATTGACCCTTCTGATTTCAGTTGACATTTTACAGTGCGAGAAGTAATGTGTGCTACTTTTCAAACCTTGCAGGGTTGTCTGAACTTACCTTTGACCTAAGACCTGAAATCAGAAAAAATGCTTTGCAGGTGTTATTTGACACATTAAGAAATCATGGTCATCTTTTCTCTCTGCCTTTATGGGAGAAGGTGTTTGATTCAGTGCTTTTCCCAATATTTGATTATGTACGTCATGCTATTGATCCATCTGGTAGTTCTCCACAAGGGCAAAGTTTGGAAAATGGTCCTGAGGAATTTGATCAAGATGCTTGGCTATACGAGACATGCACTTTGGCCCTTCAGCTAGTTGTAGATCTCTTTGTTAAGTTCTATGACACAGTTAATCCACTTCTAAAGAAGGTTCTCTCactcttgacaagtttcatcaAGCGTCCTCATCAGAGTCTTGCTGGTATAGGTATTGCTGCATTTGTTCGTTTGATGAGCAGTGCAGGATCTGTGTTTGTGGATGAAAAATGGGAAGAGGTCGTATTATCCTTGAAAGAAGCTGCCACCGAAACGCTTCCTGATTTCTCTTATATTGCATCTGGAGCTTACATGGAAAATGTAACAACAGAAAATGGAGGCTCTTCAGATAGGAGAGAAGATGAATCTCAACCATCAGAGGATGACAATGAAGAAACCTCTAGATCAAGGAACCTATATTTTGCAATTGGCGATGCCAAGTGTCGAGCTGCTGTGCAACTCCTATTGATTCAGGTTTGTAGTATTTTCTTCTAGAACTTCTGTTTTATTGATGGTTTTTTATTTGCTCTTATGTTTGGAAGCATATTATTTTCGTAACCCTTTGATTTTCTTGAATTATTTAAATCTTGTAACAATACCTGGGCTGATATGCATTTTAAAGGGTAGTGGAGATGGAGAGGAGAAAAATGTAAGGCAATATCACGTCGTGTCTGGATAGGATTCAATAATCTAAATCGAG
The nucleotide sequence above comes from Phragmites australis chromosome 4, lpPhrAust1.1, whole genome shotgun sequence. Encoded proteins:
- the LOC133916525 gene encoding brefeldin A-inhibited guanine nucleotide-exchange protein 2-like, coding for MASAAAVAAPSPPESDPRLVEIFTPFLEKLIKNASWRNKAHSKLSHTAKSILDRLQKPPPAEAQVPSTPTSSSAPSTPTSSSSQPGPLRSLSLADSELLLAPVSSALGSGSVKLAEAALELLHRLIAHSYIHGEADPSADPSAQLVASLLDAACNALHLDDEHIELLLLKTLLSAVTSTSVRLHGDCLLRAVRACYDMYLGSRSAVNQATAKASLVQMLVIVFRRMEADSSTVPLQPIVVADVIELPDAGSGSSPTADPNFVQGFISKIIGDFDGALTPLARTTSSAGAGATVAHDGAFETTAASEEGANPADLLDSTDKDMLDAKYWEISMYKTAIEGRKDELGVEGAVVGTLEDDADVRIGNKLRRDAFLVFRALCKLSMKTPPKDAPADPIVMRGKILALELLKILLENAGAVFRTSERFLGAIKQYLCLSLLKNCASSHMIVFQLSCSIFISLVSRFRSGLKAEIGVFFPMIILRVLENIAQPNFQAKMIVLRFLEKLCGDSQILVDIFLNYDCDVHSSNIFERMVNGLLKTAQGSPAGVPTTLVPPQDTAMKSEAMKCLVAILRSMGDWMNRQLRIPDPDSTNVESEKNDNDVGSELPQTDNNGDESSEASDSHSELSNGISEAASLEQRRAYKMELQEGISLFNRKPKKGIEFLVNASKVGESPEEIASFLKSASGLNKTMIGDYLGEREDLSLKVMHAYVDSFDFQSKEFDEAIRAFLQGFRLPGEAQKIDRIMEKFAERYCKCNPKAFSSADTAYVLAYSVIMLNTDAHNPMVKNKMSPEDFIRNNRGIDDGKDLPEEFMRSLYDRIWKKEIKMKEDEFVPHQQQSTSSNKILGLDNILNIVIRKRGSSMETSDDLIKHMQEQFKEKARMSESVFYPATDVVILKFMVEVCWAPMLAAFSVPLDQSDDEVVISQCLEGFRSAIHVTAAMSMKTQRDAFITSLAKFTSLHSAADIKQKNVEAIKAILLIADEDGNYLQEAWEHILTCVSRFENLHLVGEGAPPDATFFALQQPDLDKSKQTKSSILPVLKKRAPNAGTASKRGSYDSAGVGGKASGVDQMNNEVTNLLEQVGMAEMNRVFVRSQKLNSEGIIDFVKALCKVSMEELRSASDPRVFSLTKIVEIAHYNMNRIRLVWSSIWHVLSEFFVTIGCSENLSIAIFAMDSLRQLAMKFLEREELANYNFQNEFMKPFVVVMRKSRAVEIRELIIRCVSQMVLARVSHVKSGWKSMFMVFATASYDDHKNIVLLAFEIIEKILREYFPYITETESTTFNDCVNCLIAFTNSRFNKDISLNAIGFLRFCAAKLAEGDIGSSRLKENPTSNSNPPSPHLTNDGKQEGAVLVDKDDHIHFWFPLLAGLSELTFDLRPEIRKNALQVLFDTLRNHGHLFSLPLWEKVFDSVLFPIFDYVRHAIDPSGSSPQGQSLENGPEEFDQDAWLYETCTLALQLVVDLFVKFYDTVNPLLKKVLSLLTSFIKRPHQSLAGIGIAAFVRLMSSAGSVFVDEKWEEVVLSLKEAATETLPDFSYIASGAYMENVTTENGGSSDRREDESQPSEDDNEETSRSRNLYFAIGDAKCRAAVQLLLIQAVMEVYNMYRAQLSAQNTVILFEALHTVATHAHKINSDNDLRSKLQELGSMTQMQDPPLLRLENESYQLCLTVLQNIFLDRSSDEGSIEVVESHLIGLCKEVLEVYLSTARPAQLSSGTQPHGHWLIPVGSSKRRELAARAPLVVSTLQALSGLGDLSFENNLGQFFPLLAGLISCEHGSGEVQVALSDMFSTWVGPLVLQSC